gtaatatcagataccaaattcccatttgtgaatactaaatctaaaatggcctccttccgggttggctcctcaactacctgctgtagagataatcccagtagggaatttagaatatctgtactcctggcagaactagctattttggttttccagtttacatctggaagattgaagtgtcccataatgataacttcccccttcaatgtcattttagctatttccttaaCTAGTAGATCATTTAATAGCACATGCGTCCCAGACCCGTAGGATCTGAGCAAAACTGAATATATAGCTTATATCAGGGGCGTAGTAAGGGGGGCAGATGGTGCATGTGCCCCGATTCTTGTCACTGCCATCTGGTTCGTTTCCATAGTGAATCAGGGAGCCCTCCGTTCCCTACTACACTGTTATTCTGAGATCTGGCGCTCCCCCCTCAGGATACACAGCGCGATGCTGGCTGTGTAAGGAGCGCTGAAAACCCGGGAATCAGCCTCTAAACTGAGTTTAGTGTAGGAGGAGCATTGCATTGTAATGCCAGTGAATTTAACATACTTGTCAGTTGTCATAGTTGTCGGTTACCACAAGATATGCCAAAAAATATGTCCCACCTCTGTGACCTACACCTTTGTGGAGAACAGGCCACCAGAGGTTTTCATCTAGTCAGAAATGGGAGAGGCGGTTTAAATGACTCCACACTATTACGATGCTATCAATGGTTTATTGGGTATAATAGTTAGAATTGTTACacatgcaattttattttatccATATTTTTTCTCAGGACTAGGAACAAATCTTCTCTGAGACGTCAATGTTGTCTTCCTTTGATCAGAGGTTTCTTGCCTTCATCTTAAGATTTCACCTGTGAGAAGTAGTGCAGAAGTAATTAATATTCAGgacttttattgatatttttAGGACGTTTTATTAATACGGTAACTTATTTTATATCACTTTTCATAGAAAATAGAGGTGGTGAAtgatgtaagtaaaaaaaaaaagcagtgatCCTCAACCTACCAGTATGgcaccccagctgttgcaaaactataacccTAAGTCTACATCTGTCAGGACATCctaggagttatagtttcactACAGCTTGAAAACCATAGGGAGgagataacttaaaggggttgtctcacttcagcaagtggcatttatcatgtagagacagttaatacaaggcacttactactgtattgtgattcttcatgttgcctcctttgctgactggattcatttttccatcacattatacactacttgtttccatagttacagaccaccctcaaatccatcagtggtggccgtgcttgcgctctataggaaaaagtgtcagcctctctggtggccaggaccaccagagaggctagtgctttatcctatattgtgcaagcacgaccaccaatgatggattgcagggtggtatgtaaccatggaaacgagcagtgtataatgtgatagaaaaatgaatccagccagcaaaggaagcaatatagataataccagtatattagtaagttgcctgtattaactttctctacatgataaatgccacttactgaagtgagacaacctctctaACAGAGTATACTGATTCCACATACATAATAACTCAatgaagaaaaaagagaaaataaagattttactgtGAATATTCACTTTTGGATGTTCTGATTAATAATTCTTGCTAGCTTCATTTATGTAATCTAGAACTCAAAATCCTTTGCATAGACATTGAATTGTTAaatgataacatttttactgcctacatccaccactagagggagctgagaagTCTCCTGACTCATCCTTGCTGAATTCAGTGTGTAAACAATATGTAGTCTGCTCCTGAGCTCCCCCAAGTGGTGATTGCAGCAGCCAGAAGTCTATCATTCAGATGCATTGAATGGGAGATTTGAAACTCTCTATCAGAAAAATGGAGCTCTGttcaatataatttattataaaattaatTAGTGCAGAATCTCGCTGACTGATAGAAGATGAACGAGAAGATAAAGAAGTTACGTAAACCTAGAAGCTCATGAGCCCCAGTACAAAAACAGTAACCGGGTCCACACCTATCATGTGCATTTAAGCATTTACAAGCACCAAAGCCTACACAGTTACCCTTATCAGAAGAATAAGAGAGAGCAGATTAAGATGATAGGAAAAAGAGAAACTTATACAAAAAGAGAAACAGTGCAAAAAAGAGACCTGATTGAGCAAAACAGCAAGAGAAAAAATAAGCAAAAGATATAAAAAAGGCAAAAGATTAGGACAATAGTGGGGAGAGTTAGGAAATAGAGTGCAATGAATATGAAGGAAGACTAAGAAAAGGAAGAAGGAAAAAGGAGGTATTACacgcagtgggtgtggaactactttgtcaaccaaccagtttgaatttgggttccctggtattcatcatcagtgatgagcggcaggggcaatattcaaattagtaatattttgcaaatatttgggtgaatattcgtcatatatttgcgaattccaGAATTTGTGATATACAGTCattatttgcaaaaatcggcaatcagaaaatttgcaatacaaattAGCAATAAATAATTTGCAATATAaaaattcacgatcaacactgcTACTAaattcaaagatattgcagccttctcattggcccacaggcaagaaggagtgagggatcatgggtactgatgaaaaaaaaatctagaatattcgcgattacgaagatatagcactatattctagatattcgcgaattcttgatAAGCAAATATTCGCTTAAAAAATGAGCAATTAGAATTTTCGTTATCAACACTATTTATAATTTAATCCCTATGCagagatctggacttcgctgAAGGGAAGCCTTCAGGCCACTGTCTCTGACTAGTTCTGGGGTGAGAGAAATTTGTGCGGGGCGCTAAGGGGTCAAGTGAAGTTCACAGTCAGTAACAGGCCAAGCTCAAGACAGGCAGAGAATATGTGCATATACGTGAAAAAAGTCCAAGGTCATGGCAGGCAGCAAGGGGTCAATATACTAATCAGGGACCGGTCAAAGTCTGGAATCAGGCACAGAttagtacacaggcagacaaacggAACAGCAAGGCATAAACAATGTAATGGGATGTAATGAAGAAAAAGATGAAGAAGATGAATGGTAACAATtaagagaagaaagaaagaagaaaggaAGAAATAGTGCAAAGatgaacatagtaacatagtttataattcTAAGGAACCACAAAATGAGAGAGGAGACAAAGGAAAAGTAGGGGGGAAAAAGATGAAGAAGAATTAAAAGAAGGAAAAGAAGATGGAGAACGAAAAGAAGGAAATGAAAATGGAGAAGGTCCATgaggagaaaaagaggaaaaagaacAATAAAAGATGAGTAAAAAGGAGAAGAGGAagaaaaattagaagaaaaagaatAAAGACTAGAAGAAGAACTTTTGTTCCTTAACAAATGCAGACATTGCATATACTGTAGCTCTACATACTGATACAGAGCAGATCTTTAATGACATTAAATATACAGATCACATAGAGATCTGGTACTGGCTTACCTTTGGACATTCTTGCTCTGGAATACATTTGCCATTAGGACCTATAAGATATCCAGCCTGTGCACACACACAGCCTCTTGTACAAGCTTGGATACAAGGTTTATCCGGACATTTAGACCAACAACCATAACAATTTGATATTTTAGTTCCAACAGGGCACCGTTGACCTGTGGGAAAAGTCATTAGGAAGTTGACACTGTAGCTATTTAAGAACATGTTGATTATCGTATTATTTAAATTCAACTTGAATCAAAactgctccaattggcctgaaaattggtatatgacactttgaggtctcctaggacttgaTTTTTCTTCAGTATtgtcttttttgcttttttaatttttttttttaaagaatttttattctctctctctctccttctccctttgcaatgacagcaatagtaaattggGCATGGTTAACAAATAAgggagtttacaaaaacaccacaCTTTTTGATCTGTTacgctttttaaaataaaaaaaatactcaataACTTGAAAGCGTGTTTATACACACAGTAATATTGGAAGAAGCTGTGGCTTGTTCTCAACAAGCATCCAATAATTCTCTATTTTAAGGGGAGCAGCAGTAGTAGAGTGTGGATGTGGAACCTCACAGACGAGGCACAAGGCACGTAGTTGTATAGGGGAAGTAGTAGCAGCTGTAGTAGTGAGAGCATTAGCAGCACAATATGGAACCGACAAGGTAGTAGATGTGCAGCTGTGAAGAATAGTGGTAGTGGCAATAGAAGCTGCAGCAGTTCAGTATGGgatatgactagtgttgagcacatcGAAGTGTCTGAAGTGAACTTTGATCTGAGTTTTAGTGAACAttcgatttgccacaaagccaaatttccttgtgcttcgtggtaacaaatcaattttccctgaaatggcggtaaaaaaaatatacttatgTGAAATCTCGTGCACGGTGacgtataatgtcaccattcgctgcaaaagatcttcaatcaagccttttcacgctcaaatggataaggtgaatattatttatttatttttaccaactAATCCCTGAAagccctattttttttaatttttatctcAGGTGAGGGGTTTAGTGACGGGGGCAATGCAACCACttttccccgtcattgcgccccctactcacaaagaaatgtgctttacgATGAATTAATATCTTTGAGAAATTCGGCCAAGCAAGCAAATCAACATTTTcgaaacttcactcatctctagttatgacagACAAGTCTGTAGATTTTGGGTTGTGCAGGGTTAGTATTAGTTGTAACATAATTGGGCTAACAATACAATTGATACAATGAAAGATCTATTCATTAGCATCAGCCCCAGGTGTGTAAAAATCTGCATGAATCCGTATGTCATgattaaagttttaaaaaattttctGCTTGGATGCATCCTGATAATACAATAACTTGGCCTCCCTGTTGGTATCAAGAAAACTGTccaccattttgctttgatatttATATCCTAAAGCATGCCAACCCAGTAGTCATCACTTTTTTGATGCTATCAAAATGCTTGTGAGCATGTAAGCAACCAAGCATGCAGCTTTCCATGTTCACAAATATGCCTGAGGAGCAGGCTTCAGCAGCATCATGTTTGTCATAACGAGTATCAACCTCATGTCATAGCTGTGCCTGGCAAGACTCTATGGGATCATTTATGAAGCTAAGTACGCCACACAATGCTTAAAAAAGATTATATGTAGTCGAAGCGTCACACCTTACTTGGTGAATAACCACCACTAAAAAGAGACAAGGAGTGTTTCAGTTTTATCTTTTTAGATTATCGGCTGGGACACTAGGACTAGGTACAACACTGCGAGCACCGCCACTCATTGGATCTACACAGAAAAATACAGTAGTGCTGCTATtgcttttctttttatatatataaacatataaatataGCTCAGTGTTCTATCCTGTGTGCTGATTGTTGTCTGTCATGTCTCTTCTTCTGCCACTCCTTGCCAAGCACTGTGGGTCCCTGGTCAAGTTTGTCCCTGAAGCCAGCCTGCCTGCTGTGTTAATTCCTGATCATGCCGGTTCAAATAGTCCAGTGTCAGTGTTCTTTCCTGTgtgtgcttggctatttccggtgCTCCCAAAGAAATAACTAGAGTGGTGATGCACAGTTCTAACCAGCCACTCTGGGGTACAAGGGCTCCACAGGGTACAAGGCCCCCAATCTGATAGTTATAGCTAGCGagcaaggtcaaaaccaggagagaaAAACACAATCAATGCATTGCATGAGAAATCCAGAGACAAGCCAAGGTCAGTACAGAAGAGTCGATATAAGCAGGAACAGCAGCCACAGGTTAAATGCAAAATACAAGCTATGGTATAAGTCAGTCTACCAGAAAGGTCAGTAGGAAGTCCACAGCATGATGCCCTGAAAACATCTACAATCACAGGCAAGATTGATTGGAATTAGTAGTACTAAATCCACTGCCTAGCTCCGGGATTGGAGAAAAAGTCAGTAACCTGATTGGCTCAGTTTCTAGTTGCACTAAAATGTCCAACAGCCAGGACTTTGCCGTGACGTGTCAACCCTTCCAGCACAGCCCTGCCTAGTGAAGTGACTGGTTGCACTCCTGGCATCTGTTTTGTACAGCTCCAAACCAATCCACAGTTGAACTGCTCCGGGTGTGTCTCTGCTCTGTTTCATCAcagcacatacacagctctgctttgTACAGCTCCAAGCCAAGTCACAGTtcaactgctccagttgtgtttTAGCTCAGCTTCACTGCATGGCCACAGCTCTGCATTATACAGCTCAAATTCTGTGTATTTCTTAAAGTTGTTCTGTGTTGCGATTGCAAAGTCATGTCAATAGATAGACACTGCTGACCTGCTTGCTTCCTCTGGACCCTGTTTTCCATAGttcacttaaagggcatctgtcagcagattggtgCCTATGAAACTAGTTGAACTGGAATGTGTTggagttttataggtacaaagctgttgacagaagccctttaatgattCACATTCATAAATTATATTGAACTGTTGCTTATGAATTGCGGCCTCGGCTTTTAACAAAGTAACGTCAAATCATATAAAAATGGTCTCGTGTCTCCAAATGCTCTTTCTGGGACAGATACGTCTTATCACATCAATGGCTGAACTTAGAATGGCATCTCTGCTTGGGAGCTAACACAGCGCCTGATAGACCTCCCAATATGCTTCCTCTTGATTGGCTGTCAGGCTGGCTGCAAGGTATTGAGGGCAAACCCATCAGCCAGGACCCCTGCCCAGGGCCCATGTTATCTTCCATATTCATCCTTACTTTCCTCATTAGTGTCTTAACTTAAATCGTAAAATGGTGGTCTCTTTCGCACAATTCCAAAATATCAGCTTCGTTTGGAagtagattttttgtgaatttcaTAACAAATCCAATTAGTTGgtacagggatgggcaaactgcggctctccagattttgtaaaactacaactcccagtatgcccagcctacagtagggcatgatgggatttgtagccgcagtttgcccatcactgagcTGGTAGAGCAATTCACTTTTCTCTACTTTTTACAAAGACTGACCAATCGATACATGTCTAATGTCTTATACATAAAAAAAGTAGCAGCATTTACGAATCTATAACAAAAAGtctctatggtggtggtgtccgcAGTGTTGGATACCAGTCTGTAGCATCCCCAAATCATCCAgaataaatcaaaaataaaatTGCAGCACTCGCCGGTCTTCAATTCATGCTGGTTTATTCACCAAAAATTGTGACATTTCAGCCTCTAGGTCTTTCACAAGCAAACAATTGTGTGTGTATACACGAATACATATACCATCCTAAATGGTCACATGAACATTATGCTAATTGACCACATGATCACCATGCAAATGGCCAGTCACATGCTCAATGCAATCACATGGTCATATGATCATTGTGCAAATCGGCCACATGACCACTATGCAAACTGGTCGCATGATCACTAGTGTTAAGcgagaatattcgaattgcgaatttttttctcgaatatcgcaatttcgagattttgcaaatatttagaatatcgttctatatattcgcaaaatcaatttttttttttactgctccagtcagtgcccgttgccgcttctgccgacttccgtgctcatggagcgtcctcatcaccatgggaacgtctccatatactagcatgtactgtcggatttgagaattacgttgaaatcgcaattcgattaattcaagttataataatcgaattgcgatttcaactttttacgtatattcttaatgctctaacttcgtcttttagtatattcgtaatattctaaaagacgaagttagagcaataaaactaatattctaaaagacgaagttagagcaatatttagaatattcgtaaaatacacatatagattgtaatttagctaatatactaatatagtaatttttttaatagtgtacatattttaaaaaacttaagttcataagagacaacaaaaatttgagaaaaaaaaagattatagcactatattagctaaattacaatctatatgtgtattttacgaaaatttgtaatattgctctaacttcgtcttttagaatattatgaatattctaaaagacgaagttagagcaatattaagaatattcgtaaaatacacatatagcctagccatagtcaattagtcataggaacgttgcctaagaaaaaaatcgcaatatgcgattaattaaatcgcatattaatcgcgataattggaataattacgaatattcgatttcgacgaatataacacgaatattcaatcgaaatatcgcgaaatcgaatatggaacctcccgctcatcactaatgatcacCATATTAATGTAGATAAAATAAAGTTACAGACATGATGCTGCTGTGGACATATTCTCTCAAGCAATTGCTTCAATAAATGGCAGACAGTGCGCTCAATAGAACGGAGTGCACATGTATTGGAATACTGCAGACTTGCACGGTGATCATGTGACCATTTAGGATAGTCAAAAACTTTAAAATTTTTGGTCAATAAACCAGCATGAATTTAAGACCGGcgagtgctgcagttttattttttttttattctggataATGTCTTATAAAAGTAGAAGATCTCAAATTACTGAATTAAAAATCATGACATAATATGCAAGGTGGGGTCAAGAtctgggttaaagaggacctttcactcgtatacaaactaaaaactaactctatctgtgggcagagcggcgcccaggggtccccctgcacttactagtatgcctgggcgccgctccattcgcccggtataggctacggtgtctcagctccgtctgttgtattggactgattttttgtaggaggcgtgtcccttgctgcagtgctggccaatcgcagcacacagctcataaactggctatgagctgtgcgctgcgattggccagtgctgcagcaagggacacacctcctacaaaaaatcagtccaatacaacagacggagctgagacaccggagcctataccgggcgaacggagcggcgcccagacatactagtaaatgcagggagatccctgggcgccgctctgcccacagatagagttagtttttagtttgtatacgagtgaaaggtcctctttaatatatagtaatactgattaaaggggttttcaagaaCTGGTATGTTTGTGGCATGTTcttaggataggctatcaatatcagataggtgggggttTGACTCAGCATCATCATTGATCAGAAGTTTGAAATGTTCTTGTACGAACACTGCAGCCCATTAAATTTTTATTATGGCTCATCTACCAGCATGCCTTCCTCTTAGTGGCAACTGTGCAAGGTTCAGCTTTGTCCTATTCACATGATATCCTGCTCTGTCACTACTGTATGTACGATGTGCAAGTAAACGGGCCAATGTGAACAATAAAGCTATCAAGGTTCAGCTATTCAGCGAGGAGTTCAGAGAGTTGCACCCCACGTATCTGACAATAATGGTCTATTCTAGGAAAATTTCAACAATATGCTGATCCTAGAAAACCTCTTTACCAAAGATCTATAGATAAATTTAGGAAAAATGTTCCAAAGTAAGGACAATAGAATTTAAAGGGGACAGGAGCATTACAGCTGAAATTGAATTTATGTCCTTGAAAACCATTTCTGTTATCTAAATAAGTCCAAGCTTCTGTGCAGTTTTATTTCTTCCTATTTGTTGTGGCTGGAATTTTGTACAGATCTCCAAATTCCCTGCAGAGAGCAATATAGTATTCTCTCTTTctggagccaccactagggggagctaaggaGTTTACTGCATACTGATTATCCATTTTATAAACAAGCAATCAATTTAAGATTGTTATCAATTGCACTTTTCAAAAAACATTCGCATTTTCCAGACCTGGTCAACATTTCAGAAAATGTAAGGAGGTATATTACTAGGAACTTGCTAAATCACAATGCTCAGATTCTTTTCCAAAGTAGAACTATACCACatccctatacacacacacatttgcAATAGCATTTGTTGCTGCAAAATTGCCAGAATAAcctcaataatttttggggcatttgTGCTTTTTTTGAGTTTTTTTAAACAGAGGCCCAGATTAACTAATACGTCTGcagcaaaaatctgtctaaaattaaaacaaaatagCATAATTTGGAACATGTAGGGTTGCTACGCTTTTTCCTACATGCCTGACAGAGTGTGAGGCTTTGTGGGAAAGGGTCATGTCCATTcatgcaccattttgcaccaaACTTGTGCGACAATTCTGGGATGAAAGTATAGAGTCTGCACCAGTTTTATCATCGACCCTGAGCCCCTAGGATAAATCTGCTACAGGTCTAGACCACACTTACAGACATATACCATCTTTATTATCAGTAAATCTGGGTCAGTCTGCCTTACCACTAACATTTTCCTAATGGCATTTTTCCTCTAAAGTaaaggtgatttaaaaaaaagtgccaagagctccagcatgctgcctttttctaaaataaaaaagccattaaaaaaaTGCCACTTTTCTGAACAAAAAGTAGCAAAAAGATTTCTTATGTTTCTTGCATTTCATATTTGTCATAGACATTCAACTAACAGCTGGAGCTAGTGATTTTACAATAAATACATATTCAACTTCACTCACCTTGTACACCGTAAAGAAAGCCTAAAGAaatcactaaaacaaaaaaaattaggtTAACTTTTTTGTTAACATGTATGTTTCCAAAAAAATTACTAAATAAAATCATGTCTAGAAAGTTATAATACAAAATGTAATATAATCATTTATTAATATCTATTGTAATACACATCTATGAATGTTTTCGAAAGTTATTTTTTAATTCTTGTAATACCTGAGCAAACTAACAGAAGAGTCTTCATCGTGGCCATCACTGCAGAAGTTGTAAAATTGCGCCTTTTGAATTCAAAAAGTTAAAAAGTATAAGATATTAAGATATTTGATATTTCAAATAGATTATACACCAAACAAATTAAATGGATACACACGCTACCTGTCAGTGAATGATCCTCAGAAGATAATTAAGATGAGAAGATGATCCTTCAGAATTTATAGCTCTGCTCTTCTGACCAGGAGCCAATCAGAATGTTTTTGGAAGCTTTCTCAAGGTGTAGTCCCAACAATTAAACATTGTGTCTGTTTAGATCATCTTATTCCAAGATTTCTCATCTACCAGTAATAAATGCAGATTTTCATTGGCAATTTAGTTAGGCAATCCATAATCAGTTAGGCAATGCATTACTAATTAGATGTAATTGGACTCTGAGACAAATATTTGCTAAAACAGAATGTGCAAATTCTGTCTCTTCCCTGTATATCAGTAATTGCATCAACAAGGATGTGAGAAGGCTGTAGTGCCACCGTGTTCCCCATATGAGGAAACTCTGCTATAACTGATACATGATAGTTAAGAGGCTGTCACAAATTGACTCCCTCATGAATGTCTTTTAACTTGGTTGGCTTGTTCAGGTCTGCCCTACAAATACCCTGAGGCACCAGCAAAGCGATGGTTAAGCTTTTCCGCAATGTTGCTTGTAATCTACCAAAGATTTGGTATAAATATCTGGTCAGTTCCCTCATTCAGGGCCTGACGATCCATGTACATTTCACAAGTGTGTTCTTCATCTTTGATGGATCTGTCTAGACGTTTGCTCAGGTGGATTTTGCCTCAAGCAAAAAAGTTTCCTGTTTCCAAACCACAAATTGGTCTTTTATAAGACTTAACATTTGTTATTTACCTTAagatgaacccccccccccccaattacaaGTTCATGTAAAATAAAACAGTGTTTGATGCTGTTGTCAAGTAGGATTATTTCCACCCCCGCGTATGTTTTACTGCTATAGGTTGTCCTCAAGGGTAAGAGGTAATATGGCGAATTGACACCACAGCTCAACTCATTTGTAATTTTCCCCATTGGCTACAACCTATCATTGGGGACTATAACAGCCAAGCCCCCTGTGTCTATTGATTGATGGTTTGTAGCCTCATTCCTCCATCATCTTTAATCATGACGTCACTAATCACATGATATTTGGCCTATGAGAAGTGTCTCATGCAATGCTTGGATCACTCTCCCGACGTGCACTGCCACTTACGAGTTTTCAGACTAATAAATCTTTACTGCAACTACATTTATACTGATACCCTTGGCTGTCAAGTAATCactatatagccatatgagggctttttatTTGTTGTTGCTGGAAAAGTTGCTGTTTTTAAGGTACACATAATCCACTAAGTAATTAGCATTTTTAACTTTTACAAAAATACAGCTTTTCTTTTTCCAAACCAAAATTTAAGTGTTGGTGTGGCTCAATACAAGTATACAACAGgtgttttacaatccagaggCTAGCATTTTAAATCTATAAATCtctgtaaaaaaaacaccttaaataagAATTCAGAATCTGGGACAGAATATCTccagacagttaaatttttttatttttgtgggggAAGGGAATAGCAATACAAATCTAGAGGCAGCATTTTAATTTGCAGTGAAAACGACTAAAATAGTAGTCTGAAATCTGGGAGAGAACATTACCAggcagtttatttatttatttatttatttttctgaggGTGGGTGTGGGGGTGGCTTGGTAATAGCAATATAAGTGTACAGCGCATGTAGTGGGTTGTGTTTTAAATCACAGTAAAAACGCCTAAAATACTTGTCCAAAACATGGGACAGGGCATGTTCAGAAAAATAGCAATATATGTGGTCATGTGTTTTACAATACAGAATGTAGTATTTTAAAACTAGGTGAAAATACTGTAAATAGTAGTCTGAAATATTGGACAGAGCATCTCTAAatggttccattttttttttgtttgttttttggtggGGGGATAGGAATATAAGTGTATAATGCAAGTTTTACATTTCATAaacttatttttgttttgttttgcataAATTGTAAT
The Bufo gargarizans isolate SCDJY-AF-19 chromosome 2, ASM1485885v1, whole genome shotgun sequence genome window above contains:
- the LOC122928977 gene encoding chymotrypsin-elastase inhibitor ixodidin-like — protein: MATMKTLLLVCSVISLGFLYGVQGQRCPVGTKISNCYGCWSKCPDKPCIQACTRGCVCAQAGYLIGPNGKCIPEQECPKVKS